The Candidatus Manganitrophus noduliformans genome segment TCATTTCTATACTGAATTGGGCGGAATGCCCAAAGCTTGCCGTTTTACCCCACACGGTGGCATCAACTGTCTTTGCTTTGATATAGTGCATTGATTCACCACTATCAAAGTCGATTCCACTTCCGTCCTGATATGTTGTGATAATTTTATTTTTCCTGCTCTTATAGAATTTAGAGTTTTTTATTTTTAGATTTGATTCATCTATTATTCGTTCGGCGAGGTTTAAACCAAAATCGAGGTCACAGAAAGTTTTCAGGTAGAAATGAGATTTTCCTAAACTGATGGCATAAGTAATAGAAGGGTTATAAACTAAAAGGGTCGAAAAATATATCTGATTTTTCGGTAATTCTATACCGCCAAAGAAATCTTTATATACGTGAGCCCACCAGATATCAATTTCATCCGGCTTATTTGAAAAGTAAAAATCGAGCGTAAACCCATCAATAGTTTTGCTGCCTGTATTTGTTAATCCAACCGACTTAAGTTTTATGACTAACGTATCCTTTTGTCCGGCTGCAATCTTATACAAATTGAATTTAGCCATTTGGGGTATCCCGAGTAGGGGCTTGGTTATGAGATATTGAAAATCAGTTGGAATAGTGTTTGAACTCGACTATATCATTGTTAGGTAAATAAGTCTAAGAAATATGTGTATGAATACTATGATTAAATATTACTTATAAGGAATTTAAATAAAAAAGACTCTGACCTTGCGGCAGAGTCTTTTTGTGTTCCAGAGAGGTACGTTATGTTTTGCTTTTTTCCTTTATTTCTTCTGTACCTTTCGGTTGTAATTTTGAGCGCAAAATCTCATCCACGATTTTGGTCATGGGTTTTTTCTTCTCTTTTCCAAGCCGGTACAAAATAGGAATGAGATCCTTGGCAATTTCTGGGCTGTACATTCTGAGACCTCCTTATGATAGAGATTTAAGGTGCTGATCTCAGATTATTCTGAAGCGAGCAAAGTACAAGGAAGGATATATTGCTCAAGAGAATGATTTCTTAGAAGTGTTTCAGAAAAAAGAGCCAGAATCTCTTCTGGCTCTTGTAGATCAAGATGCAAACTCGATATGCATTAAAGTGTCCTCAGTTTTCTTTGTATCACCTGTACATATAGGCAGGTAATCGCAGTACCCGCACCACTTCCCCGGCCGCTTGTAGAACTGGCCGGCGGCGATCTCCTGCGCTACATAATGAACCTTTTCGAGATACTCGATGACCATCTCCGGCTTTCTCTCGCTTAGGTGCCACTCAATCCGTGGCTCCTTGGTTTTGACCAATACGCAGAGAGCGGTTTGCTCCGCCTCCGGTTCGGCAAGCTGATAAGTGGTCAGCTGATCCGAGAGAATCACCTCGTGCTCGTCATAGGCGGAAGCAGCGGTTTTGAAATCAACCACCGTCTTCTTGCTGTCCATTTCAGTAATGAGGTCGATCACGCCGACAAGGGGTAAAGGAAGGCTCGTGATGTTTAGCTCGAAGACCTTCTCTGTCCCGCTTATCTTCCCCAATCGGGAAAGCTCCTCCTTCTGGAATTTCTCAAGGAGACTCCAGCCGATCGCATGAAGCTTCTCCCATGATTCCTTCTGGCTGTATCGCAGTTCCACCTCCTTGAACGCATTCCAAGCTTCTAGGAACCATTTCACCGGATCACCTTGGTTCCGAAGAAGATGCTCCAGTGCCTTATGAATAATCTGACCGAAAACCAGACTTGCGGCCGGAATCCTTGGCCTTATATTCTCGACATAATAGAGGCGGTACTGTTCCGGACAGTGAAGATATTTGTTGATCCGGGAATACGAGAGATAGGCTCTCTGTTTCGGAGTAACTTGCTCTTCACGTTCTTTGAGGATCGTATCGACTGTCATTTTGCCCTCCCTGATGTGGAAGCCTTTTCAACAGGCATGACCTTCTCAATATCCAGATACTTTCCGTCCTTGCTCGGTTTTGTGATCACCCGGCATGAGAGATCCAATTTCATGCCTTCCGAGATGTGGGGCGCAAGATACGGAAACCCAGCAGTGACAAGGTGCTCGGCCAACTGCTTGCGACCGCCAAAGAGCTTCACGTTCTTTCCATTTATGTCGATGCTAATGAAAAGCCGCCGGCCCCATTTACTTGGCATTCCCCCAATCGTGAGCATCTTGGCGAGAACCGGACCGCTGATGCTATTTGCCTTGGCAGGTTCTTCCTTTGCGGCTTCCTGGTTATTCTGTTTCGGCTTGCCTTTGAGAAAACGCTCTACGATCTCTGATTGAATCTGGAGAGCGTTCTCGGCACGGACGACAATCTCCTTGCCCGGCATCTTCTCTACGGAGCACGAAAACTCTACGGAGAGAGAATCGATACGCCCATCCGGGCTCACGCTCCTTTTAATGAGCATGGTAGAAGAGCCGGGGTTTGTCGGAGGAACGCTCGCCTGCTTAGGTAAGAGGGGTTGTACTTCGGTTGGCTGCGTTCCATTTGATTTTGGAGGCGTACCGTTTTTTTTCTCCCACTGTGTCTGGACTGCGAGGATATGTTTGCACTGCCATGCCGGATCGGACTTGTGGGACTCAAAATCAGGGCAGGTGCAGGTAGAGGTTTCGGATGTGCCGCTGACCTGATATGACATTCCGGGGTGAGCCGGAGAGTAGACCCTGAATCCTCCCTCGGTTTTGGAGATGATGAACGTCTCCCGCTCCGATCGCTCCTTTCTTTTCTCAAACTGTTCCGTGGTCATTGTCTTCCTCCTGGTTGGATTGTTAATGAAAGAACCAGTCTCAGTGTAGAAGGGAGGTGGAATGGTGAAAGGAAGGAAGATCTGTAGAAAAGAGCCGGAAAGACCGTCTTGAAGATGAATTGAATACTCTGAAGATGATGGGATGGCCAGAGAACCGGATAACCCGATTGTTTATTTCGCAAAGACTGATTTTAGGAATGAAGAAAAGAAGTTCGGCATCAAGCGATACGACCGGCGCGCGCATATGTATGTGATCGGTAAGACAGGAACCGGTAAGTCAACGTTGCTGGAGACGATGATCCTCCAGGATATCGAGTCCGGACAGGGGTTGGCGCTTCTTGATCCACATGGAGACTTGGTCGAGAAAATCGCCGCGAAAATTCCTGAGAGGCGAAAGGACGACCTCATCTACTTTAATGTGCCTGATGACACAAGGACGTTCGCCTTTAATCCTCTGGAGCGGGTCGATCCCCAGAAGCGGTCCCTTGCCGCTGCGGGTCTGCTTGAAGCGTTTAAGAAACTCTGGTCTGATTCGTGGGGGCCGCGGCTGGAGCATATTCTCCGAAACGCGCTCCTCGCGCTGTATGACCAGCCGGAGGCGACGCTCTCAGATGTTCTAAGGTTACTGGAGGACGACGCCTTCCGGAGGAACGCCGCGTTGCGGATTCATAACGCGCAGGTAAGAGCATTCTGGCTTAGGGAATATGAGGCCTATCCTTCCCGGTTTCGGGTGGAAGCAATCGCTCCGATCCAGAACAAGGTCGGGGCGTTTCTCTCTGATCCAAGGCTTCATCGCATTTTGGTTCAACCAAGAAGCTCATTTAACCTGAGAAATGTGATGGATGAGGGGAAGATCTTGCTCGTCAACCTCTCGAAAGGAAAGATCGGGGAGGATACGGCGGCGCTCCTCGGGGCCTTGCTTGTTACGAGCATCGGTCTTGCGGCATTGAGCAGGGCGGAGATCCCGGAGCAGGAGCGGAGAGACTTCTATCTCTACCTCGATGAGTTTCAGAGTTTTACCACATTGAGTCTTGCGAAGATGTTATCCGAACTGAGGAAGTACCGCATGGGGATGGTGCTTGCTCACCAATACCTTTCTCAGCTTGATGAGCAAATCCGGGACGCCGTTCTCGGGAATGTCGGGACCCTCATTTCCTTTAGGGTAGGGATGTCCGATGCTGAAATACTCGCCAAAGAGTTTTATCCGACCTTTTCCGCTGGTGATTTAATCAGACTCTCCAATCACCATGTTTATCTCAAGTTGATGATCGATGGAATGCCGAGCGAGCCGTTTAGTGCGAAGACCATCATATCTCTGAAATGAGGACTTGAATGTTTTTTCCCTCTCAGGCCTGTAGGGTTAAGGGGTTCATTCCTAGGAATATACTCATAATAATTTCTAGTAAATACTTCTAATTGACTTTGGGTAGCTTACCGCTTAATATCCAGCCACTTAATTTAGTATTACCTCCCATCAATGCCTCACAGCTAATGAGGACGGGTATGCAAACCCGAGTTCGGTATTCAATCATTCTCGCCTTGTTGCACTTCCTTTCGAGTTCCTTCCGCATATTCATTGATTTCCTCATAGGAACCTAGCAAAAGAATTCCCGTCAACCAGCTTACTAGCCTAAAACAATCAATCACACCTGGGAGGGACATCATGGCGAAGGAATATTTTGTTATTTCCCATTGGTCGACTCTTATTGAAAATTTTAACGTAGCACCAACCAAGTTTTATGAACAGGTCGAGATGGAGATCCGAAAACGGGAGATCCCGGAGATCCATCTCGCCACCTCCGAGATGAAGGAAGGAGGCATCTTTTCAACAAAACGTCTGTATTTCACGGTGGAACGAAAACGGTATTGCCTCGATATCTGCGGCGCTCCGTTTGGAACCGGGTTCTTTGTCTCCTCGTGGCTGTCGTTTTCTTTGACATTTCTGCAGAGCATTCTCTTGCCGTTCTCCGTGATTCCAATCCTGGGGAAGATACTTGCTCCGGCCATCGGGGATATAACCCTCTATCAGCAGGACACCACACGCATGTTTCAGCAATCGGTGCACAATGCTGTCTTAGATGTGATTGATGGGATCACGAAGACACAGGGACTCAAAGCCCTTTCGGAGGGAGAGCGAAAGCCGGTCATGTCGGAGTTCTACCAACCCAGATCCTTGCGGCGTTAATGTGATTCTGGCGCGGAGTATCCGTTAAATGAGAAGGGAAGCCGTCTCGACAAGGGTAAGGGAGGAGCCTGCCCTCCTTCCGAACCTCACCGAAGAGCAAACAGAGCGCTTCTATGCATGGGAGAAGAGGGGCCGGGGCTGGCAGCTCTGGCCGTATCCGGTCGACATCGAGCCGCCGTATGTTCCCTTCTTCCAGGCTTCCCGAGCAGAAGAACCGACCGATGATGGCCGCCGGCCCTCAGACGCGCCGAAGCAAGCCGCCTACATTTGCTCGGCCGGAGCGATTCTCTTTTTTTTATTATCTCTGAGTCTATTTAATCCAACCCTCTTCGTTTTGGCGATCGGCCTTTCCGTCTGGCCAGCCATTTATTTCTCACAAAAGAACAAAGAGGCTGTAAGCGGCCATGTAGATCTTCTCGAAACGCCGGATGAAGAGGAGATTGACTTCCCCGCCCCTTCCATGATGGAGAAGGGGGATCTTTGTTTCGTTCAGATCGTTGCTCCCCCGGAAACGGATATCGGCAAAGAAACCTCGGAGCGGCTTCTCCTCGCCATGAAGTACAACCAATCCCCCGTGGCCTTTGAGATAGTGGGAACGGAAAAGGAGATCCTCTTCCAATTGGCGTGTCACAAGGAGGATAAAGAGCAGCTTTTAGCGCAGCTTCAGGCATACTTTTCCGAAGCCCACTGTCTTGAAGGGGAGGATGCGATCGGGCGTGCTCTCAAGACCGCCTTCCAAGAGGAGGATACGGAGGGGAAGGGTGTCATCGTCGACTTTGGCCTCAATAACGAATTCATGCAGCCGGTTGGGACGGTACGGGATTTTCGCGCTGATCCTTTATCAGCGTTCTTTGGCGTCATCTCTCGCCTGCGTTCTCAGGAAGTTGGAATCTTTCAAGTGCTCATAAAGCCGGTGCGAGAGGATTGGGCGGAAAGTATTAGGTGGTCGGTCACCGATTGGGAGGGAAAGCCATTCTTCCTTGATGCCCCTGAGATGACGAAGCGGGCGGCCGAGAAGACGGCAAGTCCCCTCTTTGCCGCGATTGTTCGGGCCTCCGGTTTCTCAAAGGATAGAGATCAAGCGTTCGCCATCGTGAAGCGCCTGGGAGCAGGACTGGAGCAGTTTTCTCTTCCCGGTAGCAATTCCTTTATTCCCCTCTCGAACGAAGGGTACGATTTCGACGACCATCTGGAGGACCTCATCCTCCGGCAGAGCCATCGGTCGGGGATGCTCTTGAATTCCGAGGAGCTGGTCTCGTTTGCCCATCTTCCCTCCGCTTCGGTTAGGTCCGAAAAACTCACCCGGTGGAGCAAGAAGAGCAAAGCGGCTCCTCCGATGGTGGCTCATCATGCGCTTACCCTGGGAGAAAACATCCATGGCGGGGAGCGAAAGGTTGTGGGCATCGCTCCGGATCAGCGCACGCGCCATACGTATGTCATCGGCGCTTCAGGCACTGGGAAGAGCACGCTGCTCCTCAATATGATCACTCAGGATATCAAGAACGGAGAGGGGGTCGCTGTCTTGGATCCCCACGGGGACTTGATCGATCAGATTCTCGGATATGTGCCCAATGAGCGGCTCCCCGATGTGATCCTCTTTGATCCCTCGGATGCGGAATATCCGGTCGGCTTTAACATCCTCTCGGCCCATTCGGAATTGGAGAAAAATCTTCTCTCCTCGGATTTGGTCGCCGTGTTTCGGCGGCTCTCCACCTCGTGGGGAGATCAGATGACCTCGGTTTTGGGGAATGCCATTCTTGCCTTCCTGGAGAGCAAGAACGGAGGGACGCTTTCGGATCTTAGACGCTTTCTTATTGAACCTGCTTTCCGGAAAAACTTCCTCCATACAGTAACCGATCCCGAAGTTGCCTATTACTGGGAGAGGGAGTATCCCCTGCTTGCTGGCAAGCCCCAGGCGCCGTTGCTTACCCGGCTTGATACCTTCCTCCGACCGAAACTGATCCGGCATATGGTCTCGCAAAAGGAGAATAAGGTTGATTTCAGGAAGATCATGGACGGAGGAAAGATCTTCCTTGCGAAGTTTTCCCAGGGCGCGGTTGGAGAGGAGAACTCGTATCTTTTGGGTACCCTTCTGGTTTCCAAGCTTCACCAAATTGCGATGAGCCGTCAGGAGGTAAAGGAGTCGGCCCGCAGGAACTTCTACCTTTACATCGATGAATTCCAGAACTTCATTACCCCCTCGATGGCGGCGATTCTCTCCGGGGCGCGGAAATACCATCTTGGCTTGATTCTCGCTCACCAGGAGTTGCGGCAACTGTGGAGCAAGGACGCGGAGGTGGCAAGTGCGGTGATTGCGAACCCTTGCACCCGGATCTGCTTCCGTTTGGGAGAATTTGACGCCGAAAAACTTGAAGACGGATTTACCTCCTTTGATGCGAAAGACCTCCAGAACCTCGGCGTTGGAGAGGCGATCTGCCGCGTTGAGCGGGCGGAGTATGATTTTAACCTGAAAACATTCCCTATGGTTGCTGTCGATCCGGATGTGGCGGAAAAGAAACGGGAGCGCATTCTCACCTTATCACGAGAGAAATACGCTTTGCGGCGGGAGGAAGTGGAGGCCGCGCTTGCGGCCGGCAGAGCGCAAGTAGCGCAGTCCCCTGTCATTCCCGAAGAAGGTTGTCGGGTGGAAGAGCCGGTAAAAAAAGAGAGCGTTAAAAAGGAAAAGAAAGAGCCTGTGATCTCACGACCCTACATTGAGCAGGCGGAGGAACCGGTCCGTAAGCGGACACTGCCGGAGGACCCCGCGCCGCTCGGTCGCGGCGGGCAGCAGCACAAATATCTTCAGCAACTGATCAAGAAAATCGCGGAGCACAAGGGATATCGGGCGACAATAGAGAAGCAAGTTCTGGATGGAGCGGGGAGCATCGATGTTGCTTTAGAGAGGGAAGGTAAAAAGATCGCCTGTGAGATCTCGATTACGACAAACGGAGAGCAGGAATTAGGGAATGTCGAGAAGTGCCTCGCGGCGGGGTATGACTCCGTGATTCTTGTTTCTTCCGAGAAGAGGAACCTCAACAAGATAAAGGAATATATATCCGGGCGGTTGGAAAAAGGGAGCCTTGAGCGGGTCCTCTTCCTTCACACGGAAGAGGTTATTCTCTATCTTGATGAACTTGATGCTCAATCGGCAAGCAAAGAGGAAACGGTGAGAGGCTACAAAGTAAAGGTAAATTACCAGTCGGTCGAGGAGACGCAAAAGCAAACCCGCCGGCAGGCCGTGGCGCAGGTGATCATGCAGGCAATGAAGCGGATGAAGGAGGAGAAGTGACCTAATTGCCATAGATCGTAAATGGTTTGACCGCATGAAAACGTTCATTAAAAGAAAACGGGACAAAGGAGTCTCATGCGACGCTTGACGATAACCATTGTTTTTGCCCTATTCCTGCTCATTTCTTTATTAGGTTTATTGGCGGAAGCGCATCGTTCCGGCTGTCATCGCTGGCATTCCTGTCCCTCTGATCGGGGGACATATGTCTGCGGCGATTTGGGGTATTGCTCCCAATGTCCAGACAATCAGTACTGTCAAAACGGCCGACCAAGACCAACGAAGCAAGAGAAAGAAGAACCCAAAGAACGGATTTGTGTTAAAGAAGAAATGACAGGACGAATTGTATGCGGTGAGCCGGTTCAATGACTTGATCAGAATCAGGGCACACAAATCAATGAAGGCTAAAAAAGCAGCCCAAACCGATAAAAGAGTCGATCGGCGATCAATCAGGGCAAGAAGCATCACCGAACGGGAGGCGGCCGTGCTGCGGCTCGTCGCGCTCGGTTACGAAAACAGGGAAATCGCCGAAGAACTCGGTATAACGGTAAAGACGGTGGGAACCCATCGCTTTAAAATCATGAACAAACTCGCCTTTCGAAACGTCGCGGATTTAATACGCTACGCGATTGCGATGGGAATCGCTCCAATTGAGATCGAATAAATGGAGGTTCAATTATCCCGACAATTCAAAAAGGGATTGGGTTCTGTGTTTTACCAGGAACTACCAGAGGGCGGGCTGAATCATCGTTTCGATGAGGTCTTCCACGCTGTCTTCGAGCTCGGAGAGAAAATCAAGACCTGTCTGGGCCTCCACCGTGTCCACATTCGTGATGTAGTTGGGAAGGTCTATTGTTTGGAGCCGCTCATTCGGCATGATGAAGGCGATCACTTCCACGAGAACCGGATCGAAAACTATTTTGTAGAAATGATTGGGCACGGAAACCCCATTGGGACCGATATGTGCGTGCCCCTCGGGGCCATAGATCGGACCGGTAAAGATGTACAAGGCACCCCGCTGCCTCGTCCAGTCTCGGACCCTCTCTTCTAGGACGGCCCAAATCCCCCGGTTAAAGCCTGGGCC includes the following:
- a CDS encoding RecB family exonuclease, translating into MTVDTILKEREEQVTPKQRAYLSYSRINKYLHCPEQYRLYYVENIRPRIPAASLVFGQIIHKALEHLLRNQGDPVKWFLEAWNAFKEVELRYSQKESWEKLHAIGWSLLEKFQKEELSRLGKISGTEKVFELNITSLPLPLVGVIDLITEMDSKKTVVDFKTAASAYDEHEVILSDQLTTYQLAEPEAEQTALCVLVKTKEPRIEWHLSERKPEMVIEYLEKVHYVAQEIAAGQFYKRPGKWCGYCDYLPICTGDTKKTEDTLMHIEFAS
- a CDS encoding SWIM zinc finger family protein, with the protein product MTTEQFEKRKERSERETFIISKTEGGFRVYSPAHPGMSYQVSGTSETSTCTCPDFESHKSDPAWQCKHILAVQTQWEKKNGTPPKSNGTQPTEVQPLLPKQASVPPTNPGSSTMLIKRSVSPDGRIDSLSVEFSCSVEKMPGKEIVVRAENALQIQSEIVERFLKGKPKQNNQEAAKEEPAKANSISGPVLAKMLTIGGMPSKWGRRLFISIDINGKNVKLFGGRKQLAEHLVTAGFPYLAPHISEGMKLDLSCRVITKPSKDGKYLDIEKVMPVEKASTSGRAK
- a CDS encoding response regulator transcription factor; the encoded protein is MKAKKAAQTDKRVDRRSIRARSITEREAAVLRLVALGYENREIAEELGITVKTVGTHRFKIMNKLAFRNVADLIRYAIAMGIAPIEIE
- a CDS encoding type IV secretory system conjugative DNA transfer family protein produces the protein MAREPDNPIVYFAKTDFRNEEKKFGIKRYDRRAHMYVIGKTGTGKSTLLETMILQDIESGQGLALLDPHGDLVEKIAAKIPERRKDDLIYFNVPDDTRTFAFNPLERVDPQKRSLAAAGLLEAFKKLWSDSWGPRLEHILRNALLALYDQPEATLSDVLRLLEDDAFRRNAALRIHNAQVRAFWLREYEAYPSRFRVEAIAPIQNKVGAFLSDPRLHRILVQPRSSFNLRNVMDEGKILLVNLSKGKIGEDTAALLGALLVTSIGLAALSRAEIPEQERRDFYLYLDEFQSFTTLSLAKMLSELRKYRMGMVLAHQYLSQLDEQIRDAVLGNVGTLISFRVGMSDAEILAKEFYPTFSAGDLIRLSNHHVYLKLMIDGMPSEPFSAKTIISLK
- a CDS encoding type IV secretory system conjugative DNA transfer family protein is translated as MRREAVSTRVREEPALLPNLTEEQTERFYAWEKRGRGWQLWPYPVDIEPPYVPFFQASRAEEPTDDGRRPSDAPKQAAYICSAGAILFFLLSLSLFNPTLFVLAIGLSVWPAIYFSQKNKEAVSGHVDLLETPDEEEIDFPAPSMMEKGDLCFVQIVAPPETDIGKETSERLLLAMKYNQSPVAFEIVGTEKEILFQLACHKEDKEQLLAQLQAYFSEAHCLEGEDAIGRALKTAFQEEDTEGKGVIVDFGLNNEFMQPVGTVRDFRADPLSAFFGVISRLRSQEVGIFQVLIKPVREDWAESIRWSVTDWEGKPFFLDAPEMTKRAAEKTASPLFAAIVRASGFSKDRDQAFAIVKRLGAGLEQFSLPGSNSFIPLSNEGYDFDDHLEDLILRQSHRSGMLLNSEELVSFAHLPSASVRSEKLTRWSKKSKAAPPMVAHHALTLGENIHGGERKVVGIAPDQRTRHTYVIGASGTGKSTLLLNMITQDIKNGEGVAVLDPHGDLIDQILGYVPNERLPDVILFDPSDAEYPVGFNILSAHSELEKNLLSSDLVAVFRRLSTSWGDQMTSVLGNAILAFLESKNGGTLSDLRRFLIEPAFRKNFLHTVTDPEVAYYWEREYPLLAGKPQAPLLTRLDTFLRPKLIRHMVSQKENKVDFRKIMDGGKIFLAKFSQGAVGEENSYLLGTLLVSKLHQIAMSRQEVKESARRNFYLYIDEFQNFITPSMAAILSGARKYHLGLILAHQELRQLWSKDAEVASAVIANPCTRICFRLGEFDAEKLEDGFTSFDAKDLQNLGVGEAICRVERAEYDFNLKTFPMVAVDPDVAEKKRERILTLSREKYALRREEVEAALAAGRAQVAQSPVIPEEGCRVEEPVKKESVKKEKKEPVISRPYIEQAEEPVRKRTLPEDPAPLGRGGQQHKYLQQLIKKIAEHKGYRATIEKQVLDGAGSIDVALEREGKKIACEISITTNGEQELGNVEKCLAAGYDSVILVSSEKRNLNKIKEYISGRLEKGSLERVLFLHTEEVILYLDELDAQSASKEETVRGYKVKVNYQSVEETQKQTRRQAVAQVIMQAMKRMKEEK